gtgtggattccgtagaaatgttggaaaacgtgaggctatactgaccctacaattatcttagaagatagattaaggaaaggcaaacccatgtttctagcatttgtagacttagagaaagcttttgacaatgttgactggaatactctctttcaaattctaaaggtgtcaggggtaaaatacagggagtgaaaggctatttacaatttgtacagaaagcagatggcagttataagagtcgaggggcacgaaaggggagcagtggttgggaagggagtgagacagggttgtagtcactccccgatgttattcactctgtatattgagaaagcaataaaggaaacaaaagaaaagtttggagaaggtattaaaatccatggagaagaaataaaaacttcgaggtttgccgatggcattgtaattctgtcagagacagcaaaggacttggaagagcagttgaacggaatggacagtgtcttgaaaggaggatataaaatgaacatcaataaaaggaaaataatggagTTTAGCCAAAttgaatcatgtgatgctgagggaattcggttaggaaatgagacacttaaagtagtaaaggagttttgctatttggggagcaaaataactgatgacggtcgaagtagagaggatataaaatgtagactggcaacgggaaggaaagcgtttctgaagaagagaaatttgttaacatcaagtatagatttaaatctcaggaaggattttctgaaagtatttgtatggagtgtagccatgtatggaagtgaaacacggacgataaatagtttagacaagaagagaatagaagctttcaaaatgtggtgctacagaagaatactgaagattagataggtagatcacataactaatgaggaggtattgaatagaattggggagaagagaaatttgtggcgcaaattcactagaagaagggatcagttggtaggacatattcttgaGCAAGGATTTCTTGAGAGAGTGGATGCAGCGTGTTGCTTCATATGGAGAGTCACTGATAAACATAGAAGTAACTTAACGTGTATTGCACGGAAGTGTATTGGAGACTCTGGCTGTTTATATTGggcattaatgaccttgcagatggtATTAATAGATAATTTTGTTAACTGTAGTAGAGAGCAAGCCAtaaaaatctgcacaaatattcagtgcaACCTTAGTAAAATTACAAATAAGTGCACAGACTGGCAACTTCATTGAATTTTTCATAAATGTGGAATTATGCACTCCCCAAAAAAGTGGTTTTCTATGGCTACAAAATCAATTCTCTGTAAGTAAGTCCATCTTTGTACAGGATGGCTGAATGACTTTGGCTGTTCAATATACAATGTAAAATCAAAACCGCCTAAATCAGTTGAAAAAGAAGGGTACAGATACCAGTTACTTCCTACACATCAGTCATGGTGCCCGAATACAgcacagtgaaaatctgaaactGGTCGCATAAATAAATTGCAGTCTAAATATAAACAGCTGAATGTCCTTTTGATTTTGCATTTTACAAAATCAATTAGTCACAACTGGAACCAATAACTCGTCAGCTCTATCAAATAATGGAAATCAATTTGTGGAGATACAAAACTGAATGGTCACTTAGGCTCAAACATAACTGAAACAAGTGGTAGACTTTGATCTATTGATAGTATACTGCAAAAATGGAATCAGTCTACATAGCACTTGtgtaacccatcctagaatattgcatcAGCATGGAGGGCATACGTCAAATACGTCTGTGGAAATTGAATAAAGAAGTGTAGCACAAATAGTGGCAAGGTTTGTTTGACTTACGGGAGAGTGTCATTGACATTCTAAAAACCTGGCATGGGAGACACTTTGTAGCATTACATGAATATGTCCAATATAGTCTGATCTATTTTGTGCCACATGAGTGTAGGGGAGTCGAAACCAATAGTGACCCATGACTTCATATCAACTTgagattttttttatacatatcattcatttctaaattttattgattatttacagagtaaaggatttaattatgtacaacatttaataggtaatgagttttaatgagatacatataaatatgttttgacataaCAAATCACCTTGTTGGATTATGCATGATATGTTTTCTCTTTGTCAGAACAAAAACTTCCATCTTGCTTGAGTACGCAATCCAGTAGTCATCAAGTGTGGATCTTCGGTAACTTTCATGAATGGGATCAGAATTGTTCATTTACAatccgaagttgatttaaaaattattctagggaaccacGGTCCGGCTTTGGTGCAAACAAATTGTATGTGAATTCTGAAATATCAGTGCGGAACTTAAGATATGAAGCTGGATATTGGGCGTTATCAGCACGTATCATATTCAGTAACATTAATTGCAATTTATGGACATTAGCTTGATAATAAATATCAAAGACAATATATGAGTGGCCTAGTATTTATCTTGAAGCTTAAAGCAAGCGAGGACCAATTTACTGTAGGGatacgacaaatattaattattgcacagtcagcttgTTGATACattgcttagcaactcataaacggaCAGTGATAGAATTACTGAAATGATGTTTTAAGTATTAATGACTactacacacacatcagaaagTAATTACTCTAACTTCTGGATTGGATTGGATGAGGGTTTTTAAATTTTagctaattggtattaataaacttcttttgaggttgaaacttcatcaatggtgtcacactcattcagtttagtagaacgGTAGATAGTACTAGCTAtgctactatttatagttttaaaagaaaagagagcacatacctgtttttttcttttgagaagtgttcgtacttcagtcatcagtcttctcaaaccagaggcacgagtgACGCTCCCTCACAGCAGTACGACATCGTGAACCACCACACACATGTACCCCCtcccttctcactacatttctgcatcGAAAACCCCGAGCTATAGCCACGAAgagggaagaaagaagaggaaagatcagcaaaagagagaaggggaggtcTCAACTTGAAAAGAGTGACACCACCTATGCTGTGAAAGTGTAATTGTTAAGTTTTAAGAACCTGCTTTAATTGAGGAATCTAAGTATTGTTCGCATAGAGACTCCATAGACAAGAATAGACTACTTACAGTGGGCACAGAAGCGTATAAGCAATCATTCTTACCATGCTcattatgtgcaaatggaatgggaGGAAACCCTAATATGTGGTACAATGGAAAGTCTGAGccctgcacttcacagtggtttgcagagaatggatgtagacgtACATACAGATGAAGGACCATTGCTCTGAAAACATGGTTCCTGTGTGTAACAATAATTATCTGCAAAAGTTTTAGCTGACATGTGGATGTTTGTGGCCTCTTTGTTACTCAATCATATGGTGACAATTACTAATCGCAAACAATATATCACGATATGAAACGGAGGAAAACTCACCCCCTCACCCTTTACAATTtttttgcagagaatggatgtagacgtACATACAGATGAAGGACCATTGCTCTGAAAACATGGTTCCTGTGTGTGACAATAATTATCTGCAAAAGTTTTAGCTGACATGCAGATGTTTGTGGTCTCTTTGTTACTCAATCATATGGTGACAATTACCAATCGCAAACAATATATCACGATATGAAACGGAGGaaaattcacccccccccctcccctttacaatttttttgtcatgGAAACCATTGCAGTAAGAAATTTATGCCCAAGAAACTGTTTGGTTACTGAAAATTGATAAAACTTTAAATGTGGCTCTGTTGTCAATAGAAAATTAAatacatatatctaaaaacaaagatgatgtaacttaccaaacgaaagcgttggtatgttgatagagacactaacaaacacacacacaaaattcaagcttttgcaacccatggttgcttcatcaggaaagagggaaggagcgggaaagacgaaaggatgtgggttttaagggagaggataaggagtcattccatatttatgtctgcttgtgtctgtatatgtgcagatggatatgtgtgcgtgtgcgagtgtatacctgtccctttttccccctaaagtaagtctttccgctcccgggattggaatgactccttaccctctcccttaaaacccacatcctttcatctttccctctccttccctctttcctgatgaagcaaccgtgggttgcgaaagcttgaattttgtatgtgtgtttgtgtttgttagtgtctctatcaacataccaacgctttcatttggtaagttacatcatctttgtctttagatatatttttcccacgtgggatGTGTTCCTCTATTATATTCAGAAAATTAAATACATATAGTTACCTTTCCAAGATAACGACACTCTTATTTAAATACAAGAATAGCTATGCACTAATTCATTTAAAATGCAACTGACAAAGCAATGAATATAAGAAAGTAGCTGCATGCCTTTCTCCACTTTCCAGTCACATCTTCTTAATCAAGAGGTTAATGCTGTTTTTTCATAGCTCAATAGCCTACCTGCATCATCAGCAACTGCGTTGAAAATgcaaagaaatgtttcatttgttgttTTAACTCCGGAAAATGCTGATAGATTAAGTTGCAGTTGAGGAAAGTCAAAGCCCTGGGAAAAAAGAGCAAAGATGTTATGTAAGTCTGCAAATCATTAATGAATCAAATAAAACTGTTGAATCAAATCATATGCCTGTATTTTCTGTCAGACACATTTCCTGCATTCTAAAAAAACTCACAAGCTATTTTTAAGCAGAAGTTGAAAGACAATATCGTTATATAACAAATTACTTGCTGTTCAGTGAAGATTATCACTTTTTAATTCATACAATTTCTATTCTAAAATTTCGTATTTATGTGACACTGTTAGTTTAGTTTATAGTGTGCACATAGTACTACTTTCCTTgtctcaaagaaaagaaaaagtatcaTAATCACTGTAATATTCAAGTAAATGTTTTATCAATCACTCATATCTATATATCAAATTTTTGTGGTGAGTAGTAATGtccatcctttccatattgttgtcaaACTTTTAGGTGATTCATACTGAAGGATATTGATGACTCCTCCATGTTTCATTATGACATGAACAAAAACAAAGCTGTATCATCTACAACAGAACGTACtctgagaaaaaaatataaaatgttgaGCATAAGTAATGATCATTGCACACAAAAAGTAATAAgcattttttactgaaaatctgttTTAATTTGTTGTACTAACCTTGATACTGCCTCTTTCTGCACTGATCCCCTATCGGCTTTATTTTCTGGCACTGCCACTTCACACATGCTGACAAGAAGCAGAAGCCGTAGCACTAGAGATATACTCATGGGGAAGTTACCCCACAGAATTGGTAGCTTTCCAGTGAGGAGATTCTGAACTCTTGATTCATTTACTCCCCAAAATACAACATTTCCTTCAGCATCAAATCCTCGCCTTCCTGCACGTCCAGACATTTGATGGTAATTCAGTGGTGTTAGAAATGAACTATCTGTAGCTATGACAACAGTCTTGCAAGGCATGTGTATGCCAAGAGCCAAGGTAGAAGTTGCAAACACAACATTAAGCACTTTCATACGGAACATCATTTCAACTGTTACTCTCTCTTTTGAGTTAAGGCCTGCATGGTGAATTCCTATACCATTTCTTAACCCTTTCACAAATGGGTCATCCTTCTTATGACCAATTCCTATGAGAcgattttcaataaattttaaatCGTCACTGTCAACTACTCCAACACTGCGCAAAGAAGAAGCATTTCCCTTCAATAGTCCCAAAGAGTATGTTCTTCTTTTTCTCACAGTAACTGCTCTACCTTTCCTTGTCTTCGTTTCTGCTGCTGTGCTTATTCCATCACTATCATCTGAAGAACTGCCCAAAATTCCTTGTGTTTTTGCATCATAATACCTATTTAGTACACTTAAAAATATATGTATCAAACTACGATTAAAGAGGAACACAATTGCTGGGAACATTTTGTTTTTTTCCAAAGTTTCAATTAAGGACGGAAGTTGAAATATCGGTACTACCTTCGGTGGCAAATTACGAAGATTTTGTGCACCGTGAGCCAAACGACTGACCACAGATACAAATGAATCATTAAACTCATGTGCCCATTTACTGAGCAATTCCCTCAGCTCCTTTTCATACTCTTTAACTGACGATCGAGTAATAAAAAGTTTCTGGCTATTTACTCGGAAGAATCTTTCTGGTCTCAAATGTTCTATATTTGTGTGCATTTGTTCTGTAGCCTGGAGAGCAGCGAACAACGATAATGTCTCCTCAGCAGAGAGGGTTAGATGAGATGGAATACCACTGTAAGTGTCTATTACCTTGTTTGTAAGAAACGCATATGGATGCACGTGGACTAACGAATTCTGTTCGTGAACGTAGATGTACTTCTTAAGATCATTATGTCTTTCGTTGTGTGTTATAAGAGATACCACATAATGTGAATCATCTTGTTTGCATCCATTCTGCATATCTCTATCCTTTTTAAAATTCATCGATTCTTGTAGCCAACGTTGTAAAATTTCAGGCTGTTCAACTGTAGCAGAAAGAGCTAAAAAGGGACACCGTGTAAGTAACAATCCACTTTCCCAGGACAGCCCACCGGCGATTCCTGACAAACAGTGAATCTCGTCAAATATAATATAACGCAACCTCCTAACCCAACAGCACATGCGAGGTGACAAAAGCAAGATCTCCAAACATTCAGGTACAGTCACCAGTATTTGGCAGGTCAATGCATTTTCTCTGTAATCACGAGTAAATATTCCATAAACTGAAAGACCAGGTGGCATTGTAACATTTTTAAAGCGTGCATACACAGTTGCTGCTACTTGATTAACAAGAGCCTTTGTGGGGGAAACATAAACAACAATACCTTCGTGTCCTTCCTGTAACACCGACTTCATGCAGTAGTAAGATGCGTACGTTTTGCCAGAGGATGTCGGAGCAACCACAATGGCTGACTGTCGTTTCCTTACTGTGTCAATTAGCATTTTCTGCCAGTCATCAGGGGCAAATCCTAGCTCGTCGTCAATTTCACCTTGATTTTTTCGTATTAAGGAAGGGCCTAAATGTTTCAGCTGAAATTCCGCCCATGTCATTTTTATATCTATAATTGTCATTTTAGCATAATTTTGAACGTACGGCAAATTCCATTCACTGCTTATATCATGCATGTTCAGACAAGTTAGATAATACGCTATTTGCTTTTTGTCTTCGTCAGATAATTTATACTTGGATTCTGAACCAATAAGAAGGTCTCTtaagagcagaaaaagttctttgtACAGCTCGAGAACATGTGAACTTCCAGCACCTTTCTCTCTAAAATCAAACTGCAATTTTTTGTGCAATGTTTCTGCCATCAGTAATCCTGTTTCAAGTTCAAAtatatcagttttcaaattttttcgcAACAGCTGTAATTCCTGTAATGCAATGTCAAATTTAAATTGCAGGAGAAAGCTCTTAATTTTTGCATTGCTCTTTTTAAACATAACTTTATCACTATCTTCATTTTGATGTCTTTTTCTCTCGTTATTCTGTTTTCTTATAATATCTGCCATTTTTGGTTTCTCAGGTTTCCTCTTTTGATAGTTTTTACTTTTAACTACACTGGCAGTGTTGTTATTTTGTTTGGTTCCCCTAACTATTATGTCTCTCTGTATCAATCTTCCTTCGAGATTGCTTCCGTAAATATTCATGTATCTTGCAAATCGGGCCTGATGTTTCTGTGCTTTTTTTTCAGCATATTTTCCTCCTTTACTGTTTCTGAGTTTTTTTTTATCGTCAAATACTCTGCTGAAATCGTCAGTCAATTTCTTCTGAGAATGCCAATGGTGTCTTTCTTCAAAATCGAGGTTTCTGGAAATAAATAATTGCATTTCTGCTGCATGATTTTGAAGTCTAGCAAGATTGTTTAAAACTTCTTCACCACAAAACTCCTTTGTGAGACTGCACGATATTGGGAGAAGTCGGTCAAACTGTGCAAGAGCTGCAGCATCAGTATTTGGTTTTGAATCTCGATTCTgcacaaattttattttgtgagtccACTTTAACCCTTCTGATGTTATTGGAAAGGACTCCAACGTGCTTCCCCAAAGATCACTCAAAGTAGCTGTTAAATGTACATAAATTTCACCCAATACATCACCGAGTCCGCATTTTTGTTCAAGTACATGGTTTCTTAAAGTCACAAGGAGCTTCAAAAATAAGTTACCTTGCCAAATGTCAGATACTGTACTAAAACAACAATCGTATGTCAGTCCATTTTCCATTATTAAGTGCATAAATTTGTGAATTTCTGTTATGAAATGTGAAACTTCCTTTGGCACTTCATATGGTTGTGGAAATGCTCTGAATTTCAGAGGCAGAGTATCCAGGATTGCACATTTCAGGAGGAGGATCTTCACTAGCAACATCGCATCAGTGTCTTTGTTAAAAGTAAGGTACTTAGCAGCAGAGGCAATGTATACGATTCTTCTAACACTTATTAAGTCTTGTGGAATTTGAATGAATAATTTCAGTGTATTCCAATCTTTTGTGATGTTTACAAGTTTTCTAGAGATGATCTGAAGCAACCTATTAATGTCAGGTACAACATTAATAAAATATGCATGAATAGTAGAAACCTCAAGAGTAATGTTACGAAAATCAACGCAAGGTAGTCCTTGTCCAATACTGTACAAAATGTTTGCACACGACATCACCTTCACCCATCTGTAGTTATCCTCAGAAAAATATGAGCTGCATTCTTTTGGTAAAATGTCACACAACAAAAAACTGGGCCTCAAGTGCTTGAGAATTTGCCTAAAATCTACACTCCAAATTGCTTCAATTTCATGAACAAAGAATTTTGTATTGTGTCTGAAATGATGTTTTAAGACCGATCTGGCCAAACGGATGCTATGGTTGTCCTTCAGAATTCTGTCCCAGACTTTCGAAAACACTATTTCGAAGGTTCCGCTAACTCTTGCAAAAATCTGAAGCAGGCGTTCACATAAATACACACAATGCAACATTTGTCCACCTCCAGCACTGTCCAAACCACTTTGTCCCACTGCATTTAACAATAATGAATCACCGTCAACCAAGAAACTTCGTCTGTCTGCAATCATATTATTTATGGCATTGTATTGCACATGGCGTGATAATATTCTCTCTGTGATGTCTGTTATTCCAGAAAAAATCTTTTCCTCTTGAATTATTGAAGCCTGTGAAATTATGTTTGGTATGTTaacaaattgcaaaataaaaaaaatcagataaaacaaaataaacacaaaTGAAACGTATAAAGGTTAATCTCCTacctaataaaataaaaagaaaatcacaaaaactCATCAAATATAATACAGACATACTCAATATAACAAAATAAACAGTTCAAAAACATCAAGACAAAATGAAAATAGCTGAACATGGCAACTGATAAGTATTATCTAATGAAAACAGTAACGCTGCACAGAAAACATATGAATCAGTAAAAAAATGATGGAATGAACTATATGATGAAGCTTTAACAGAGTAGGCCAAAATGGGAAAAAAGTGGAAATACTTAAAGAAAATCGAATACTGTGGTCAATTTAAACATCAAAGGAAGGAAACTGCAATGTTAATTAGAACTAAGAGAGgtttttaaaagagagagagagattctaaaAAGAAAATGCTCATGAAaattgaggaaaacatttcaaaaacaataccTGTAATTTTTATCACACAGTTAAGGGCAGAATGAAGGGATAACAAACCCCAAGTATCTGTTTTATAAATGAAAATGGCAGCTTTGGGTTAAACAACACTGAACATAGTGAAATACCTGCAAAATATTTTGATCAGCTTATTTATAGTCCTTCACCAATCCATAAGCTGGATTTTTCAAACActcataaaaatccataagaagacTTATCTCAGACTTTCAAAGAAACTGATGAAGTAATATaaaccttgagaaactgaacaataATGCTGTGAAGCAGGCTATTAACCACTACAGTAGAAAGGCAATAAATGACACATTAACAACTACATATGAACTGCTTTGCTACCAGAtgcatttaaaatattttacaaggTTCTACTGAACAGAGTAGAAACAACACTGGACAGTCGTTTCAGTGAATATTGAAGTGGTTTTAGGAAGGGTAGACCATATTCTGCACAAATGTTTAATCTGAAATCAATTATTCACCACAGTTTA
This Schistocerca gregaria isolate iqSchGreg1 chromosome 11, iqSchGreg1.2, whole genome shotgun sequence DNA region includes the following protein-coding sequences:
- the LOC126295267 gene encoding probable ATP-dependent RNA helicase DDX60 isoform X1, with the protein product MEDIDEKESSAPSEMSSDGEDSVSSDTSLSVGERDIYTDDDSNDDDGDDDDLKEVEAAAEVTAEEQDKADEASIIQEEKIFSGITDITERILSRHVQYNAINNMIADRRSFLVDGDSLLLNAVGQSGLDSAGGGQMLHCVYLCERLLQIFARVSGTFEIVFSKVWDRILKDNHSIRLARSVLKHHFRHNTKFFVHEIEAIWSVDFRQILKHLRPSFLLCDILPKECSSYFSEDNYRWVKVMSCANILYSIGQGLPCVDFRNITLEVSTIHAYFINVVPDINRLLQIISRKLVNITKDWNTLKLFIQIPQDLISVRRIVYIASAAKYLTFNKDTDAMLLVKILLLKCAILDTLPLKFRAFPQPYEVPKEVSHFITEIHKFMHLIMENGLTYDCCFSTVSDIWQGNLFLKLLVTLRNHVLEQKCGLGDVLGEIYVHLTATLSDLWGSTLESFPITSEGLKWTHKIKFVQNRDSKPNTDAAALAQFDRLLPISCSLTKEFCGEEVLNNLARLQNHAAEMQLFISRNLDFEERHHWHSQKKLTDDFSRVFDDKKKLRNSKGGKYAEKKAQKHQARFARYMNIYGSNLEGRLIQRDIIVRGTKQNNNTASVVKSKNYQKRKPEKPKMADIIRKQNNERKRHQNEDSDKVMFKKSNAKIKSFLLQFKFDIALQELQLLRKNLKTDIFELETGLLMAETLHKKLQFDFREKGAGSSHVLELYKELFLLLRDLLIGSESKYKLSDEDKKQIAYYLTCLNMHDISSEWNLPYVQNYAKMTIIDIKMTWAEFQLKHLGPSLIRKNQGEIDDELGFAPDDWQKMLIDTVRKRQSAIVVAPTSSGKTYASYYCMKSVLQEGHEGIVVYVSPTKALVNQVAATVYARFKNVTMPPGLSVYGIFTRDYRENALTCQILVTVPECLEILLLSPRMCCWVRRLRYIIFDEIHCLSGIAGGLSWESGLLLTRCPFLALSATVEQPEILQRWLQESMNFKKDRDMQNGCKQDDSHYVVSLITHNERHNDLKKYIYVHEQNSLVHVHPYAFLTNKVIDTYSGIPSHLTLSAEETLSLFAALQATEQMHTNIEHLRPERFFRVNSQKLFITRSSVKEYEKELRELLSKWAHEFNDSFVSVVSRLAHGAQNLRNLPPKVVPIFQLPSLIETLEKNKMFPAIVFLFNRSLIHIFLSVLNRYYDAKTQGILGSSSDDSDGISTAAETKTRKGRAVTVRKRRTYSLGLLKGNASSLRSVGVVDSDDLKFIENRLIGIGHKKDDPFVKGLRNGIGIHHAGLNSKERVTVEMMFRMKVLNVVFATSTLALGIHMPCKTVVIATDSSFLTPLNYHQMSGRAGRRGFDAEGNVVFWGVNESRVQNLLTGKLPILWGNFPMSISLVLRLLLLVSMCEVAVPENKADRGSVQKEAVSRALTFLNCNLIYQHFPELKQQMKHFFAFSTQLLMMQKLLDDNGRPQHLCSGIVTHLHYHEPGNLVFAYLLRSGVLHSMCVTEEDGKISKETQLNVVLLMAHLFTRKRLHPAMLNNKYCNSVVKLKELPADVVKVIEQYNSEVKFLFDHYFRCVAEECSRTMGEDRVLPISQLSIEPETSCMEDTRAENELPHLLQEMMVDYEPRVICSAFIALSGYTDSGLYSEKDVVSNLRHQVFTDKKIVPIFEVDQSLNSYAWDFYNHGIRKAVLKENLIRHGDDFTYLKDFLLVLLAVYTSLQDSDDADENGAVIRTFGIISENFRKKFNKAYKIVED
- the LOC126295267 gene encoding probable ATP-dependent RNA helicase DDX60 isoform X2, which encodes MEDIDEKESSAPSEMSSDGEDSVSSDTSLSVGERDIYTDDDSNDDDGDDDDLKEVEAAAEVTAEEQDKADEASIIQEEKIFSGITDITERILSRHVQYNAINNMIADRRSFLVDGDSLLLNAVGQSGLDSAGGGQMLHCVYLCERLLQIFARVSGTFEIVFSKVWDRILKDNHSIRLARSVLKHHFRHNTKFFVHEIEAIWSVDFRQILKHLRPSFLLCDILPKECSSYFSEDNYRWVKVMSCANILYSIGQGLPCVDFRNITLEVSTIHAYFINVVPDINRLLQIISRKLVNITKDWNTLKLFIQIPQDLISVRRIVYIASAAKYLTFNKDTDAMLLVKILLLKCAILDTLPLKFRAFPQPYEVPKEVSHFITEIHKFMHLIMENGLTYDCCFSTVSDIWQGNLFLKLLVTLRNHVLEQKCGLGDVLGEIYVHLTATLSDLWGSTLESFPITSEGLKWTHKIKFVQNRDSKPNTDAAALAQFDRLLPISCSLTKEFCGEEVLNNLARLQNHAAEMQLFISRNLDFEERHHWHSQKKLTDDFSRVFDDKKKLRNSKGGKYAEKKAQKHQARFARYMNIYGSNLEGRLIQRDIIVRGTKQNNNTASVVKSKNYQKRKPEKPKMADIIRKQNNERKRHQNEDSDKVMFKKSNAKIKSFLLQFKFDIALQELQLLRKNLKTDIFELETGLLMAETLHKKLQFDFREKGAGSSHVLELYKELFLLLRDLLIGSESKYKLSDEDKKQIAYYLTCLNMHDISSEWNLPYVQNYAKMTIIDIKMTWAEFQLKHLGPSLIRKNQGEIDDELGFAPDDWQKMLIDTVRKRQSAIVVAPTSSGKTYASYYCMKSVLQEGHEGIVVYVSPTKALVNQVAATVYARFKNVTMPPGLSVYGIFTRDYRENALTCQILVTVPECLEILLLSPRMCCWVRRLRYIIFDEIHCLSGIAGGLSWESGLLLTRCPFLALSATVEQPEILQRWLQESMNFKKDRDMQNGCKQDDSHYVVSLITHNERHNDLKKYIYVHEQNSLVHVHPYAFLTNKVIDTYSGIPSHLTLSAEETLSLFAALQATEQMHTNIEHLRPERFFRVNSQKLFITRSSVKEYEKELRELLSKWAHEFNDSFVSVVSRLAHGAQNLRNLPPKVVPIFQLPSLIETLEKNKMFPAIVFLFNRSLIHIFLSVLNRYYDAKTQGILGSSSDDSDGISTAAETKTRKGRAVTVRKRRTYSLGLLKGNASSLRSVGVVDSDDLKFIENRLIGIGHKKDDPFVKGLRNGIGIHHAGLNSKERVTVEMMFRMKVLNVVFATSTLALGIHMPCKTVVIATDSSFLTPLNYHQMSGRAGRRGFDAEGNVVFWGVNESRVQNLLTGKLPILWGNFPMSISLVLRLLLLVSMCEVAVPENKADRGSVQKEAVSRALTFLNCNLIYQHFPELKQQMKHFFAFSTQLLMMQKLLDDNGRPQHLCSGIVTHLHYHEPGNLVFAYLLRSGVLHSMCVTEEDGKISKETQLNVVLLMAHLFTRKRLHPAMLNNKYCNSVVKLKELPADVVKVIEQYNSEVKFLFDHYFRCVAEECSRTMGEDRVLPISQLSIEPETSCMEDTRENELPHLLQEMMVDYEPRVICSAFIALSGYTDSGLYSEKDVVSNLRHQVFTDKKIVPIFEVDQSLNSYAWDFYNHGIRKAVLKENLIRHGDDFTYLKDFLLVLLAVYTSLQDSDDADENGAVIRTFGIISENFRKKFNKAYKIVED